Proteins encoded by one window of Blautia faecicola:
- a CDS encoding YDG domain-containing protein, translated as MNTKMTLGKRILSVFLTVIMVFSMVPLPVVAAEADGAVNLKVSELSKEENYETLYSYYYDAVTGKRSFSQNDSIEFDGLDRTDTSASAKVYFEGKGIEIADNSTDYKAIPSEGEWLISNVSQASNSGEIRFVHRYVEPKVYVVEDSSNIAGLTVGEADSTGMAPATFFKDDELANFYSGLDIKVRKTVDKLENGSFRISITGKDGTDYTDYFEYYDSIRCNVFWQQGKWINAYDSCLGPIPDEEVAIFIKPNYDLLRVKASVAGDKGGSISPADAYYLAHSTQPKTYTVTPEAGYEVEKIEAVSADGDPVAVDFDASTGKFQIYPSYLRGMDAERSIAEIKVYFSTKHDDTHCLCGGTAYDGHDTHEEIEWKQWTATDALPTAAGNYYLKNDVTLSADAITLPDGVNICLNGKSINGADSGTEIHAGGRFGITDCGAAGSIGNLTLTGDNAKVTMYNGKIAENTVLSVAGGTVFTMTGNAQNDGVLRIDSNADFTMSGNANGGHVSVGQSGQDARFHLSGSSSIGELDGGGNAIGLTMEDNAETGSVENITFTKLSLSGKASINGEIMMKNKNRQDNSAKFVMKDDSVISGKLLCADDSVSFEMQDNARIDGAMDVGKSKVFGTITCTGEIGGGVFDENGTVINNGSIIGGIFYGTVTGTGTISDSATVDVVIDTNGGSTVDTQKVLRGQKAEIPTGCKKDGYAFQGWYKGEEDYDFDTPVLEGFTLTAQWTANSYTVNFDSDGGSAVESKTVTWEDKVLDGIAEPTKDGGYAFNGWKCGESSVTADTTYADLAADDTVESITLTAQWVDSEKPTGEITIGEKKWNSFSDTTIFSLFFNEAQKVTITADDNSGETVKIEYLPANAGMTEAELAAVAFTEYDGTFDIDTDNKYVIYVRLTDEAGNVTYLSTDGFVIDTTPPVIEGYENGQRVQVCGRKALKFIDENFESANVTHSGYMYSVWSNTCNLDSAYNEQWHTVEVCDKAGNTTTVYFYVHKEHSFNEETGICENCGYQATVLIKYVDKNNEEKFVSGDSYEEAMDKASPLVTADPDKQYNLKLYGDAEKSDSWSACGSGKWTFDLNGHAIINPPNADWNSAKYEISYGADITIVGEGTMNVYFLLSSGALTVDGACKFPRFEQHGGTLTVNNGSFDSFTITDYKWALPDPRVTYLCGGSYGSIKVEIEGLTCADLLGEGYRFDGISYEEAKQNSMTNVRVVPCDHANIDSDHICTGCGMKILFVVKANGTEKQFDNFANAVSYAEENNGCVLRMYDDVTEKSTISAGSFSIDMNGHTINGLNVAKSANLDISNGTVTGPVIVAKAAEFNASALIFKGIVNSNGNNSKLLYCTFEQALNARGSHTVINYCTLNGALNVSGDDVVVNGGSISDKITVNNGGVLELVGNGGQYGEALVKSGGTMKVHTGSTFNDQIMAEADSTLTLYGGNFSKITVAGRALMDCLADGKAFEDNGNGQIIDGRVGIAGNVKVVSHTHSCVWNTNTHEKLCGCGYVEATDIEEPVFSGIEPNGVYYGPTEFTVTDASEFTVTLDGEEITLENGTYTIAPDNAKHTVTATDIAGNTISFDFSVYKNYNVTLPKGEGYIVTGETTVGHNNYYTFIVQIARGYSRTENFRVLANGVELESTNDIYVIRDKDVTGDITITVEGVADITPPETAISIRTHTFKSFLNNITFGLFFKETQTVYVAVNDRGSGIDKVAYLLSETAFTDKNVITGNWNELTLDENGEGTSFDIEPNRKAYVYVRATDKSGNVTIVNSSGVVVYTDAKAVTETAEFTRLDKKDVTFDVKLNGNTVAALYNGDTPIDSADYTVSEDGRITLKKSYVSTLAAGEYTIRVQYHPMGESYEDGDEPAMTSVKLTVKKRTPELNLEPNTQKTYDGEPIDPYLIDWTLYGDGARTWEYKPVYADDEAYTTDAPKNVGVYNVRLTTAETDNYEKGTATVQFVIVPREAGIEAVTVSDKIYDGTADAEITSNGSITNLVNGDDVTVVAGKANFSDKNVGTDKTVAFSGFALDGDDAANYRLAGQPASVTADISVKEITINGTAVKNSRVYDGTTDAEITDAGTPSENYDGENLTIAAGNASYENKNVGTGKKVTFSRFALAGDAAANYRLIAQPTDVTADITVKKITIDDATVETSKVYDGTTDAKLTGVGTPSVNYDGENLTVAAGKVAYDNKNVGTGKNVTFTGFALTGSAASNYQLTAQPAGVTADITAKELKIVGTTVEKSKIYDGNTDAKVTAAGAFDGLVDGDDVAIVTGRAAYDDKNVGNGKKVVFYDFALSGDDAANYVLAAQPAGTTAGITPKELTVENLKVRDKQYDGKNTAEIDGTPVLAGVVDGDVVKLVNGVPTFERVTIGKNIPVSFTAFTLSGDNVIVGNYTLTQPGGITANIVAYAATGEEYEVNSNDWIHTSFVVSAKEGYKLSLTDTADGEWLDTLTATDETGNGRLTFYVKNVATGVISEAVTENYRIDKTAPTGEVRLNERTAFQEFLNKITFGLFFKDDVRVKLTADDEASGVKSVHYFKSDKILTDEEVRAITDWTENSGFDIAAKDRDQFVIYVRIEDNAGNVTYIGSDGATFDTTAPQIVGVDNGKTYYVTKKVAIDDENFESVTLNGEPVENGFLLTGDKEETYVIRTVDKAGNVTEYTVYMKPISSITDAISMTVDDVKSSDTDTISSVERQINDISAAFVDSESTEEEWKKLTEAAAKCRDLSKRIADIADEINRLTDAVNGYDIDKVTSDDKDEMEKLIADIDTLLNGDNLTDTERTALETLKNTAQALLDRITAAKDAAESDEIQAVDGITKDNVKREDKEALEKAKKALEDALRDFDGNYTEKEKKDLETKLDTVKEALSAIDNVEKVLDEINRLPSVDNVGTGDKSEVERVKTLIDGLTENEKTMVGKEAMGKVDALEAKIKKLAEEANSKTNATTSTTTNTTKPKTGDTNNFALWIALLFIGGGTAIGTTVVSRKKKHNR; from the coding sequence ATGAATACAAAAATGACACTGGGAAAGAGGATACTTTCTGTGTTTCTGACAGTCATCATGGTGTTTTCCATGGTGCCTCTGCCGGTAGTTGCGGCGGAAGCGGACGGAGCTGTCAATCTGAAAGTATCCGAACTTTCCAAAGAAGAAAACTACGAAACACTGTATAGTTATTATTATGATGCGGTCACGGGCAAACGGTCATTCAGCCAGAATGATTCCATAGAGTTTGACGGGCTGGACCGCACAGACACATCTGCCTCTGCAAAGGTGTATTTCGAGGGAAAGGGGATCGAAATTGCAGATAACAGCACTGATTACAAAGCCATACCGAGTGAGGGCGAGTGGCTGATCAGCAATGTGTCACAGGCATCGAATTCCGGAGAGATTCGTTTCGTGCACCGCTATGTTGAGCCTAAAGTATATGTGGTGGAAGATTCGAGTAATATTGCAGGGCTTACGGTGGGAGAAGCAGACAGCACCGGCATGGCTCCTGCTACGTTTTTCAAAGACGATGAACTGGCGAACTTTTACAGCGGACTGGACATCAAAGTGAGAAAGACGGTGGATAAGCTTGAAAACGGTTCGTTCCGAATCTCCATCACCGGTAAGGACGGCACGGATTATACCGATTATTTTGAATACTATGACAGTATCAGATGCAATGTTTTCTGGCAGCAGGGAAAGTGGATCAATGCTTATGACTCATGCCTTGGTCCTATTCCGGACGAGGAAGTGGCGATTTTTATCAAGCCGAATTATGACCTTTTACGCGTAAAAGCAAGCGTGGCAGGAGATAAGGGTGGAAGTATTTCACCTGCGGATGCGTATTATCTGGCACATTCTACACAGCCGAAGACTTATACCGTAACACCGGAGGCTGGATATGAGGTGGAAAAGATTGAGGCAGTCAGCGCTGACGGTGATCCTGTTGCGGTCGATTTTGATGCCTCAACCGGAAAATTTCAAATCTATCCTTCCTATTTAAGAGGAATGGATGCTGAGCGGAGCATAGCTGAAATCAAAGTGTATTTCAGTACAAAGCACGATGACACCCACTGTCTTTGTGGTGGAACGGCGTATGACGGACATGACACCCACGAGGAGATTGAGTGGAAGCAGTGGACGGCGACAGATGCGCTTCCGACTGCGGCAGGAAATTATTATCTGAAAAACGATGTGACCCTTTCTGCTGATGCCATCACGCTGCCTGACGGAGTGAACATCTGCCTGAACGGCAAAAGTATAAATGGTGCAGATTCCGGCACGGAGATCCATGCAGGCGGTAGGTTCGGCATTACCGACTGTGGTGCGGCGGGAAGTATCGGAAATCTGACACTGACCGGAGACAATGCAAAGGTTACCATGTACAACGGAAAGATCGCAGAAAATACTGTGTTGTCCGTTGCGGGTGGAACCGTATTCACGATGACCGGTAATGCACAGAATGATGGCGTGCTTCGGATCGACAGCAATGCTGATTTCACCATGAGCGGCAATGCCAACGGCGGTCATGTATCCGTAGGACAGTCCGGACAGGATGCGAGATTTCACCTGAGTGGCAGTTCCAGCATCGGCGAACTGGATGGTGGCGGCAATGCCATCGGTCTGACCATGGAGGACAATGCCGAAACAGGAAGTGTCGAAAACATTACATTTACAAAGCTTTCACTCAGCGGAAAAGCCAGCATAAACGGCGAGATTATGATGAAAAACAAAAATCGGCAGGACAACTCTGCAAAATTTGTGATGAAAGATGACAGCGTGATTAGTGGAAAGCTGCTTTGCGCTGACGATTCCGTTTCCTTTGAAATGCAGGATAATGCTAGAATAGATGGTGCCATGGATGTTGGGAAAAGCAAAGTTTTCGGTACTATTACCTGTACCGGGGAAATTGGTGGCGGTGTTTTTGATGAAAATGGTACAGTCATAAATAATGGCAGTATCATCGGCGGCATTTTCTATGGCACAGTGACCGGCACGGGAACGATCAGCGACAGCGCAACGGTCGATGTTGTGATCGACACAAACGGCGGAAGCACAGTCGATACACAGAAAGTTCTGCGCGGTCAGAAAGCGGAGATTCCGACAGGATGCAAAAAGGACGGTTATGCATTCCAGGGATGGTATAAGGGCGAGGAAGATTACGATTTTGATACCCCGGTACTGGAGGGCTTTACGCTCACTGCACAGTGGACGGCAAACAGCTATACCGTGAACTTCGACAGCGATGGCGGTTCTGCGGTTGAAAGTAAGACCGTTACCTGGGAAGACAAGGTACTGGACGGAATCGCCGAACCGACAAAGGACGGAGGCTATGCGTTCAACGGATGGAAATGCGGTGAAAGTTCTGTTACTGCGGACACGACCTATGCAGATCTTGCAGCCGATGATACCGTGGAAAGCATTACCCTGACGGCACAGTGGGTGGACAGTGAAAAACCGACCGGTGAGATCACCATCGGTGAAAAGAAGTGGAACAGCTTCTCAGATACGACTATTTTTAGTCTGTTCTTCAATGAAGCACAGAAAGTTACGATCACCGCAGATGACAACAGCGGAGAAACGGTAAAGATCGAATATCTGCCTGCAAATGCAGGAATGACCGAAGCAGAACTTGCAGCGGTGGCTTTTACCGAATATGATGGTACATTCGATATCGATACGGATAACAAGTATGTGATCTATGTAAGACTGACCGATGAGGCAGGCAATGTAACCTATCTGTCTACCGACGGTTTTGTCATTGACACGACGCCACCGGTGATCGAAGGCTATGAAAACGGTCAGCGGGTACAGGTCTGCGGAAGAAAAGCACTTAAATTTATTGATGAAAATTTCGAAAGCGCAAATGTAACCCACAGCGGATACATGTACAGCGTGTGGAGCAATACCTGTAATCTTGATTCGGCTTACAACGAACAGTGGCATACAGTTGAGGTGTGTGACAAAGCGGGCAACACCACGACGGTGTACTTCTATGTGCATAAGGAACATTCCTTTAATGAGGAAACCGGCATATGTGAAAACTGTGGATATCAGGCGACCGTATTGATCAAATATGTTGATAAAAATAACGAGGAAAAGTTTGTATCCGGTGACAGCTATGAGGAAGCGATGGACAAAGCGAGCCCTCTTGTCACTGCAGACCCAGACAAACAATATAACCTGAAACTTTATGGAGATGCGGAAAAATCAGACAGTTGGAGTGCGTGCGGCTCAGGAAAATGGACGTTTGATCTGAACGGACATGCGATCATCAACCCTCCGAACGCTGACTGGAATTCTGCAAAATATGAGATTTCATATGGCGCTGATATAACGATTGTCGGCGAAGGCACCATGAATGTATATTTTCTGTTGAGCAGTGGTGCACTGACGGTTGATGGCGCGTGCAAATTTCCGAGATTTGAACAGCATGGAGGCACGCTGACGGTCAACAATGGTTCCTTTGATTCCTTTACCATTACCGACTATAAATGGGCGCTGCCGGATCCAAGAGTAACCTACCTCTGCGGCGGAAGTTATGGCAGCATAAAGGTCGAAATCGAAGGGCTGACCTGTGCCGACCTGCTCGGTGAGGGTTACCGATTTGACGGTATCAGCTATGAGGAAGCAAAGCAGAACTCTATGACGAATGTCAGAGTTGTACCATGCGATCATGCGAATATCGACAGCGACCATATCTGTACCGGTTGTGGTATGAAGATTCTCTTCGTTGTGAAAGCAAATGGAACAGAGAAGCAGTTTGATAACTTTGCAAATGCTGTCAGCTATGCCGAAGAAAATAACGGCTGCGTTCTCCGGATGTATGACGATGTGACGGAAAAAAGTACCATCAGTGCCGGCAGCTTTTCCATCGATATGAATGGTCACACGATCAATGGACTCAATGTTGCAAAGAGCGCGAACCTGGATATTTCCAACGGTACGGTCACAGGACCGGTTATTGTTGCCAAAGCGGCAGAATTTAACGCATCTGCTCTCATTTTCAAAGGTATCGTAAACAGCAATGGCAATAACAGCAAGCTTCTCTATTGTACGTTTGAACAGGCACTCAACGCCAGAGGAAGTCATACGGTTATCAACTACTGCACATTGAACGGGGCATTGAATGTTTCCGGAGATGACGTTGTGGTAAACGGTGGTTCGATATCCGATAAAATTACTGTAAATAACGGGGGCGTGCTTGAACTTGTCGGAAACGGCGGTCAATACGGCGAGGCGCTTGTGAAGTCCGGCGGTACGATGAAAGTTCACACCGGCAGTACGTTCAACGATCAAATTATGGCAGAAGCAGACAGCACGCTGACTCTCTACGGGGGTAACTTCAGTAAGATCACCGTTGCAGGCAGGGCATTGATGGACTGCCTTGCGGATGGCAAAGCTTTTGAGGACAACGGTAACGGTCAGATCATTGATGGTCGTGTCGGTATCGCCGGAAATGTCAAAGTTGTCAGCCATACCCATTCCTGCGTATGGAATACGAATACGCACGAAAAACTCTGTGGATGCGGTTATGTCGAGGCAACCGACATCGAAGAACCGGTATTTTCCGGTATTGAGCCGAATGGGGTTTATTATGGTCCGACGGAGTTTACCGTCACCGATGCAAGTGAATTTACCGTGACACTGGATGGCGAAGAGATTACACTTGAAAACGGAACCTACACCATAGCACCGGACAATGCGAAACATACAGTCACAGCGACCGACATTGCAGGCAATACGATAAGTTTTGATTTTAGTGTCTATAAGAATTATAATGTCACACTGCCAAAAGGCGAAGGATACATCGTTACCGGTGAGACAACTGTGGGACACAACAACTATTATACGTTTATTGTGCAGATTGCCAGGGGGTACTCCAGGACTGAGAACTTCAGAGTACTTGCAAATGGGGTGGAACTTGAAAGCACAAACGATATATATGTGATTCGGGATAAGGACGTTACAGGAGATATCACCATTACCGTAGAAGGGGTTGCAGATATTACTCCGCCTGAGACGGCAATCAGTATTCGTACACATACATTCAAATCCTTTCTGAACAATATTACCTTTGGATTGTTCTTCAAAGAGACGCAGACGGTGTATGTGGCGGTTAATGATCGGGGAAGTGGTATCGATAAGGTTGCATATCTTCTGTCAGAAACAGCATTTACGGATAAAAACGTAATTACAGGCAACTGGAACGAGTTGACGCTTGACGAGAACGGTGAAGGGACATCTTTTGATATTGAGCCGAACCGGAAAGCGTATGTCTATGTCCGTGCAACAGATAAGAGCGGAAATGTAACCATTGTCAATTCCAGCGGAGTAGTGGTTTACACCGACGCGAAGGCAGTCACGGAAACGGCAGAATTTACAAGACTTGACAAGAAGGATGTTACATTTGATGTGAAACTGAATGGCAACACGGTGGCGGCACTCTACAATGGGGATACACCGATCGACAGCGCCGATTATACGGTATCAGAGGATGGAAGGATAACGCTGAAAAAAAGTTACGTTTCCACACTTGCCGCAGGCGAATACACGATTCGTGTCCAGTATCATCCGATGGGGGAAAGCTACGAAGATGGTGACGAGCCTGCCATGACATCGGTGAAGCTTACGGTGAAAAAGAGAACGCCGGAGCTGAATCTGGAACCGAATACACAGAAGACTTACGATGGGGAGCCGATCGATCCTTATCTGATCGACTGGACGCTGTATGGTGATGGCGCGAGAACCTGGGAATACAAGCCGGTCTATGCAGATGACGAGGCGTATACCACGGATGCACCGAAGAATGTCGGTGTGTATAACGTTCGGCTGACAACGGCAGAGACGGATAACTACGAGAAAGGTACAGCAACCGTACAGTTTGTAATCGTACCAAGAGAGGCTGGAATTGAAGCGGTAACGGTTTCCGACAAGATCTATGACGGCACAGCGGATGCGGAAATTACATCGAACGGAAGTATAACCAACCTTGTGAATGGTGACGATGTGACCGTTGTGGCGGGCAAGGCGAATTTCAGCGATAAAAACGTAGGCACAGATAAAACCGTGGCATTTTCCGGATTCGCTCTTGATGGTGATGATGCAGCAAACTACAGACTTGCAGGACAGCCGGCAAGCGTGACAGCTGACATCAGCGTCAAAGAGATCACGATAAATGGTACAGCTGTTAAAAACTCCAGAGTTTATGACGGTACGACCGACGCAGAGATCACGGATGCAGGAACACCGTCTGAAAATTATGACGGCGAAAATCTTACGATTGCTGCAGGAAATGCATCTTATGAGAATAAGAATGTCGGAACAGGAAAGAAAGTAACCTTTAGTAGATTTGCTCTTGCCGGTGATGCAGCGGCGAACTACAGGCTGATTGCACAGCCGACAGATGTTACGGCTGATATCACGGTGAAGAAAATTACGATTGACGATGCGACCGTTGAAACTTCGAAGGTTTACGACGGTACGACTGACGCGAAACTCACGGGTGTGGGAACACCATCTGTCAACTACGATGGCGAAAATCTCACGGTCGCAGCCGGTAAGGTAGCTTATGACAATAAAAATGTCGGTACAGGAAAGAATGTGACATTTACCGGTTTCGCACTTACAGGTTCTGCGGCATCGAACTATCAGCTGACGGCTCAGCCTGCAGGTGTTACGGCAGATATCACAGCGAAGGAACTTAAGATTGTCGGTACGACTGTGGAGAAAAGCAAGATCTACGACGGTAATACCGACGCGAAAGTAACGGCAGCAGGTGCATTTGACGGACTTGTTGACGGCGACGATGTTGCGATTGTGACCGGCAGGGCGGCATATGATGATAAGAATGTCGGCAACGGCAAGAAAGTTGTATTTTATGATTTTGCTCTTTCGGGAGACGATGCAGCAAATTATGTGCTGGCAGCTCAGCCGGCAGGTACTACAGCTGGTATCACACCGAAAGAACTGACGGTTGAGAATCTCAAAGTCAGAGATAAACAGTACGATGGCAAAAACACTGCAGAGATCGATGGAACACCGGTTTTAGCCGGGGTGGTCGACGGTGATGTGGTGAAACTTGTAAATGGCGTTCCTACCTTTGAACGTGTGACGATCGGTAAAAATATTCCGGTCAGCTTTACGGCGTTTACCCTTTCCGGTGATAACGTGATAGTTGGAAACTACACACTCACACAGCCGGGCGGCATTACAGCGAATATCGTTGCATATGCGGCTACGGGGGAAGAATATGAGGTAAATTCCAATGACTGGATCCATACCAGTTTTGTCGTAAGCGCAAAGGAAGGCTACAAACTCAGCCTGACCGATACGGCAGACGGCGAGTGGCTGGATACGCTGACCGCAACGGACGAAACCGGAAACGGCAGACTGACCTTCTATGTGAAGAATGTGGCTACCGGTGTCATCTCTGAGGCAGTTACCGAAAACTACAGGATCGACAAGACCGCGCCGACCGGCGAGGTAAGATTAAATGAGCGCACAGCGTTCCAGGAGTTCCTCAACAAGATCACCTTTGGTCTGTTCTTTAAGGATGATGTCCGTGTGAAACTGACGGCAGACGATGAGGCTTCCGGCGTTAAGTCGGTACACTACTTCAAGTCCGATAAGATACTCACAGACGAAGAGGTTCGTGCGATTACCGATTGGACAGAAAACAGCGGGTTTGATATTGCGGCAAAAGACAGAGATCAGTTTGTGATCTATGTCCGCATCGAAGACAATGCCGGAAATGTCACCTATATCGGATCGGACGGCGCAACTTTCGACACTACGGCACCTCAGATTGTCGGTGTGGATAACGGTAAGACCTACTATGTGACGAAAAAAGTTGCTATCGATGACGAAAATTTCGAGTCGGTAACGCTGAACGGTGAGCCTGTGGAAAATGGATTCCTCCTTACAGGTGACAAAGAGGAAACCTATGTGATCCGCACGGTAGATAAAGCAGGAAATGTAACAGAGTATACGGTCTATATGAAACCGATCTCGTCGATTACCGATGCCATTTCCATGACAGTCGATGATGTCAAATCGAGTGACACTGATACAATCTCGTCAGTCGAGCGACAAATCAACGACATTTCTGCGGCGTTTGTTGACAGCGAATCTACCGAAGAGGAATGGAAGAAACTGACGGAGGCAGCCGCAAAGTGCAGGGATCTGAGCAAACGGATTGCCGATATTGCGGATGAGATCAACCGTCTGACGGATGCTGTAAACGGTTACGATATTGACAAGGTGACGAGCGACGATAAGGATGAGATGGAGAAGTTGATCGCCGACATCGATACTCTGCTCAATGGAGATAACCTGACAGATACGGAGAGAACGGCTCTTGAGACTCTGAAAAACACGGCACAGGCACTGCTCGATCGCATTACTGCGGCTAAGGATGCTGCTGAAAGTGATGAGATTCAGGCAGTCGACGGCATTACCAAAGACAATGTGAAACGCGAGGACAAAGAAGCCCTTGAAAAAGCAAAAAAAGCTTTGGAAGATGCTCTGCGTGACTTTGACGGCAACTACACCGAGAAGGAAAAGAAAGATCTTGAAACAAAACTTGACACCGTAAAAGAGGCGCTTTCCGCGATCGACAATGTAGAAAAAGTTTTAGATGAGATCAATAGACTACCTTCGGTGGACAACGTAGGAACTGGGGATAAGAGCGAGGTGGAACGTGTGAAAACACTCATCGACGGTCTAACCGAGAACGAGAAAACGATGGTCGGCAAAGAGGCTATGGGAAAGGTGGATGCTCTGGAAGCGAAGATCAAGAAGCTTGCGGAAGAAGCAAATTCGAAAACCAACGCAACAACCAGCACTACAACCAACACGACCAAGCCGAAGACCGGAGACACAAACAATTTTGCTTTGTGGATAGCCCTGCTGTTTATTGGCGGTGGTACTGCGATCGGTACAACGGTTGTAAGCAGAAAGAAAAAACATAACAGATAA
- a CDS encoding sensor histidine kinase, translating into MPSVSRILEVLVYSLLNFFPFLVLALYPFRHCLRFSKVITGTLIGFLTVIQVLLGAWVSFVSGNHSAIASAVSTILYAAFYFLAVKKHFGKTLFTLLMISNLANLAVISAKCLEGLFFPTLATQDYRWSFSLMLFAVEAVLSVPVFLYMRSVYTPAVEKEPSGLEWRYIWLIPVTFYLMWYYVLYGNTSHSSLEIALQPKNTLFLLVINVGAFLIYYIVTRLVLEQNRSLELQEKNHQLTMQAMEYKNLQEKITDARRAKHDVRHHIALMQNYLADGNLDALREYLARYNESLPNDSLIRFCENTAANAVLLYFSQQAKDNDVDFIAQVEIPEDIFISDTDLSVLFGNLIENALEACRNESGKDRKIMIRASLIGSSFCITVDNTFSGALRHTPDGMLVSTKHKGLGLGTQSVKSIAAQYSGICRFEMRDGMFYASVMCNRS; encoded by the coding sequence ATGCCGTCTGTTTCCCGGATCCTGGAAGTCCTTGTATACTCTCTGCTGAATTTTTTTCCGTTCCTTGTACTGGCGCTCTATCCGTTCCGACACTGTCTGCGTTTTTCAAAGGTCATTACCGGAACTCTGATCGGTTTTCTCACAGTCATTCAGGTACTGCTCGGCGCATGGGTCAGTTTTGTATCAGGAAACCACAGTGCAATCGCAAGCGCAGTCAGCACGATTCTCTACGCTGCATTCTATTTTCTCGCTGTGAAAAAGCATTTCGGCAAAACTTTATTTACCCTGCTGATGATCTCCAACCTTGCCAATCTGGCTGTTATCTCCGCCAAATGTCTGGAAGGACTGTTCTTTCCAACCCTGGCAACGCAGGATTACCGCTGGTCATTCTCGCTGATGCTGTTTGCTGTGGAAGCAGTTCTTTCTGTTCCTGTATTTTTATACATGCGGTCCGTCTACACACCGGCTGTGGAAAAAGAACCGTCCGGTCTCGAATGGCGGTATATATGGCTGATTCCCGTAACCTTTTACCTGATGTGGTACTATGTACTCTACGGCAACACATCACATTCCAGTCTGGAAATTGCCCTGCAGCCGAAAAATACACTGTTTCTCCTTGTCATCAATGTGGGGGCATTCCTGATCTACTACATCGTAACCCGTCTGGTTCTGGAACAAAACAGGTCGCTGGAATTGCAGGAGAAAAATCATCAGCTCACGATGCAGGCTATGGAGTATAAAAATCTGCAGGAAAAAATCACCGATGCCCGCCGGGCAAAGCATGATGTGCGCCATCATATCGCACTCATGCAAAACTACCTTGCTGATGGGAACCTTGATGCGCTCCGCGAATATCTTGCCAGATATAACGAGAGTCTGCCAAACGACTCTCTTATCCGTTTCTGTGAAAATACTGCAGCTAACGCTGTATTGCTCTACTTTTCTCAGCAGGCAAAGGATAATGATGTAGACTTTATTGCCCAGGTAGAGATCCCGGAAGATATCTTTATTTCAGACACCGATCTTTCCGTTTTATTCGGCAATCTGATTGAAAATGCCCTCGAAGCCTGCCGCAACGAATCCGGCAAGGACCGAAAAATCATGATCCGCGCCAGTCTGATCGGCAGTTCCTTTTGCATCACAGTGGACAATACTTTTTCAGGCGCACTCAGACATACCCCCGACGGCATGCTTGTCTCAACAAAGCACAAGGGACTCGGTCTCGGCACACAATCCGTTAAAAGCATCGCCGCTCAGTACAGCGGCATCTGTCGGTTTGAGATGCGGGACGGAATGTTTTATGCTTCGGTGATGTGCAATCGTAGCTGA
- a CDS encoding LytR/AlgR family response regulator transcription factor, translating into MKIAIVEDDIQMYEHLQTCLYELLGSSAEYIYFPSGEFFLQTWQPGTFELIILDIFMDRLTGMDVAREIRKSDREVRLVFSTTSNEFASESYEVNACYYLLKPFGKDRVKAMLDRIDLAQLEKMRTVQLPDGTTIVLRDIIYADYAAHCTTLHCKHGRNSSVRANFSEIEKLLSAYPYFFSPSKGLIVNFYEVAAQNADTFTMSDGCLIPISRRKAKEVKEAYSSFLFEQLRKGGKN; encoded by the coding sequence TTGAAAATCGCAATTGTCGAGGATGACATCCAGATGTATGAACATCTGCAAACCTGCTTATATGAATTACTCGGTTCATCTGCTGAATACATATACTTTCCAAGTGGAGAATTTTTTCTGCAAACCTGGCAGCCAGGCACTTTTGAGCTGATTATTCTGGATATCTTTATGGACAGGCTTACCGGCATGGATGTGGCAAGAGAAATACGCAAGTCTGACCGGGAAGTACGCCTTGTCTTCAGTACGACCAGCAATGAATTCGCCAGTGAAAGTTACGAGGTAAACGCCTGCTACTATCTGCTTAAGCCATTCGGAAAAGACCGGGTAAAGGCCATGCTCGACCGCATAGATCTTGCACAGCTTGAGAAAATGCGTACCGTGCAGCTGCCGGACGGCACAACCATCGTTTTACGCGATATTATTTATGCAGACTATGCCGCTCACTGTACAACCCTGCACTGTAAACACGGCAGGAATAGCAGTGTCCGGGCAAATTTCTCAGAAATCGAAAAACTATTATCTGCCTACCCGTATTTTTTCAGCCCCTCAAAAGGGCTGATCGTCAATTTTTACGAGGTTGCCGCCCAAAACGCGGACACCTTTACCATGAGTGACGGCTGCCTCATCCCGATCAGCCGCCGGAAAGCAAAAGAAGTGAAGGAAGCCTATTCGTCGTTTCTTTTTGAACAGCTGCGAAAAGGAGGGAAAAACTGA